The following are encoded in a window of Anopheles stephensi strain Indian chromosome X, UCI_ANSTEP_V1.0, whole genome shotgun sequence genomic DNA:
- the LOC118507857 gene encoding obg-like ATPase 1: protein MPPKKLAEPEIKPLIGRIGTNLRIGIVGVPNVGKSTFFNVLTKSAAPAENFPFCTIDPNESRVPVPDARFDYLCEYHKPASKVPAYLNVVDIAGLVKGAAEGQGLGNAFLSHINACDAIFHLCRAFEDPDVTHVEGEVDPVRDLSIISEELRLKDEEKLMINLDKLEKLVTRGGDKKSKPEYETLLKIKDVLTEEKKHIRFADWSAHDIEVLNKYLFLTSKPCIYLVNLSDKDFIRKKNKWLPKIKEWVDKNDPGAPIIPFSGAYEHQLAELETDADRKAYEEEHKCGSVLDKIITTGYKALQLEYFFTAGPDEVKAWTIQKATKAPQAAGRIHTDFEKGFIMAEVMHYADFKEEGSEAAAKAAGKYRQQGRNYVVEDGDIIFFKFNAGAGLKDAKKK from the exons ATGCCACCGAAGAAATTAGCCGAACCAGAAATTAAGCCTTTGATCGGACGCATCGGTACGAACCTTCGGATCGGCATCGTCGGCGTACCGAACGTGGGCAAATCGACGTTCTTCAACGTGCTGACGAAGAGTGCCGCACCAGCAGAAAATTTCCCTTTCTGCACGATCGACCCTAACGAGAGCAG AGTTCCGGTGCCCGATGCTAGATTTGATTATCTGTGCGAATATCATAAGCCAGCAAG CAAGGTGCCAGCCTACCTGAATGTGGTCGATATCGCCGGTCTGGTGAAAGGTGCTGCCGAAGGACAAGGTCTCGGAAATGCATTCCTGTCGCACATCAACGCGTGCGATGCGATTTTCCACCTGTGCC GTGCGTTTGAAGATCCGGACGTAACACACGTGGAGGGCGAGGTCGATCCGGTGCGCGATCTGTCCATCATCAGCGAGGAGCTGCGTTTGAAGGATGAGGAAAAGCTGATGATTAACCTGGACAAGCTAGAGAAGCTTGTCACGCGCGGAGGTGACAAGAAAAGCAAACCGGAATAT GAAACACTGCTGAAAATCAAGGACGTGCTGACggaggaaaagaaacacaTCCGATTCGCCGACTGGAGCGCACACGACATCGAGGTGCTGAACAAATATCTCTTCCTCACCTCCAAACCGTGCATCTATCTGGTGAACCTGTCCGACAAGGACTTTATCCGGAAGAAGAACAAGTGGCTGCCGAAGATTAAGGAGTGGGTCGACAAGAACGATCCGGGCGCACCGATCATCCCGTTTTCCGGCGCGTACGAGCATCAGCTGGCCGAGCTGGAAACGGACGCGGACCGCAAAGCGTACGAGGAGGAGCACAAGTGTGGTTCGGTGCTGGACAAAATTATCACCACCGGCTACAAGGCGCTCCAGCTCGAATACTTCTTCACGGCCGGCCCGGACGAGGTGAAGGCGTGGACGATCCAGAAGGCAACGAAAGCGCCGCAGGCGGCCGGCCGCATCCATACCGACTTTGAGAAGGGTTTCATCATGGCGGAGGTGATGCATTACGCTGACTTTAAGGAGGAGGGCAGCGAGGCGGCGGCAAAGGCCGCCGGCAAGTATCGGCAGCAGGGTCGTAACTACGTCGTTGAGGATGGTGATATCATCTTCTTCAAGTTTAATGCCGGCGCGGGACTGAAGGATGCGAAGAAGAAGTGA